The following coding sequences are from one Mycolicibacterium aichiense window:
- a CDS encoding carbohydrate ABC transporter permease encodes MGARRAVSWVVIDAIVVIYALFPVLWILSLSLKPTSTVKDGKLIPSEITFDNYKGIFSGDAFSSALINSIGIGLITTVIAVVIGGMAAYAVARLEFTGKKALIGAALLIAMFPQISLVTPLFNIERRLGLFDTWPGLIIPYITFALPLAIYTLSAFFREIPWDLEKAAKMDGATPAQAFRRVIAPLAAPGIVTAAILVFIFAWNDLLLALSLTATDAAITAPVAIANFTGSSQFEEPTGSIAAGAMVITVPIIVFVLIFQRRIVAGLTSGAVKG; translated from the coding sequence GTGGGAGCCCGGCGAGCGGTGAGCTGGGTCGTGATCGATGCGATCGTGGTGATCTACGCACTCTTCCCGGTGTTGTGGATCCTGAGCCTGTCGCTCAAGCCCACGTCAACGGTCAAGGACGGCAAGCTCATTCCGTCCGAGATCACCTTCGACAACTACAAGGGCATCTTCAGCGGCGACGCGTTCAGTTCCGCGTTGATCAACTCGATCGGCATCGGGCTGATCACGACGGTGATTGCGGTGGTGATCGGGGGTATGGCGGCCTACGCGGTCGCTCGGCTGGAGTTCACCGGTAAGAAGGCGCTGATCGGCGCCGCGTTGCTGATCGCGATGTTCCCCCAGATCTCTTTGGTGACACCGCTGTTCAACATCGAACGCCGGCTCGGCCTGTTCGATACGTGGCCCGGCTTGATCATTCCCTACATCACGTTCGCGCTGCCGCTGGCGATCTACACGCTGTCGGCGTTCTTCCGGGAGATCCCCTGGGACCTCGAGAAGGCGGCCAAGATGGACGGCGCAACACCGGCTCAGGCATTCCGCCGGGTGATCGCGCCCCTGGCCGCGCCGGGCATCGTGACCGCGGCGATCCTGGTGTTCATCTTCGCGTGGAACGACCTGCTGCTGGCGCTGTCGCTGACCGCTACCGACGCCGCGATCACCGCGCCGGTGGCCATCGCGAACTTCACCGGCAGCTCGCAATTCGAGGAGCCGACCGGGTCGATCGCGGCAGGTGCGATGGTGATCACGGTTCCGATCATCGTGTTCGTTCTGATCTTCCAACGACGGATCGTCGCCGGGCTGACCTCCGGCGCGGTGAAGGGGTAG